One region of Eupeodes corollae chromosome 1, idEupCoro1.1, whole genome shotgun sequence genomic DNA includes:
- the LOC129940277 gene encoding glycine dehydrogenase (decarboxylating), mitochondrial produces the protein MNRLIFKSSSTKLLSYKKLSENYFKNKFQYFASSANDVLYPKNSDFPSRHIGPRKTDVVAMLDTLGYKSLNELTEKAVPKSIQLNRDLNLDKPLSEHELIERIRSIANKNEIWRSYIGMGYHNCYVPHTIQRNIFENPGWTTQYTPYQPEIAQGRLESLLNYQTLVSEMTGLDVANASLLDEGTAAAEAMCLCARHNKRNKLYISNKVHPQTISVVQTRASALDLEIEVGPIQNADLKSREFAGILLQYPDTYGDVNDFESISELARKNGTLTVVATDLLALTLLRPPAEFGADIAIGTSQRLGVPLGYGGPHAGFFACKQSLVRLMPGRMIGVTRDADGNDAYRLALQTREQHIRRDKATSNICTAQALLANMSAMFAVYHGPQGLKEIAKRIHHSALTLYAGLISAGHKVSNERFFDTLHIIPSQAMTVEEIRKRAEEKRINFRYFPDGSVSVALDETVSPNDISDLLSIFGCKSIEEVLNESDIAKNSIENTKFLRTSAYLTHPIFSTHHSESRMVRYMKKLENKDISLVHSMIPLGSCTMKLNSTTEMMPCSFHHFTDIHPFAPVEQAQGYHQMFNELEKDLCEITGYDKISFQPNSGAQGEYAGLRAIRSYHEHRNESHRNICLIPISAHGTNPASAQMAGMKVEPIRLKPDGSIDMAHLKDKVSEHERDLSCLMITYPSTMGVFEETVADICDMIHEHGGQVYLDGANMNAQVGLCRPGDYGSDVSHLNLHKTFCIPHGGGGPGMGPIGVKSHLAPYLPGHPVISPLECEANSFGVVSAAPFGSSAILPISWSYIKLMGSKGLKRATQVAILNANYMSKRLEGEYKTLFKDPKNGLVAHEFILDVRDLKKSANIEAVDIAKRLMDYGFHAPTMSWPVGGTLMIEPTESEDKQELDRFCEAMLSIRSEIREIEEGRMDKSVNPLKMAPHTQSQVVSDSWNRPYSRELAAFPAPFVKSESKMWPTVGRIDDAYGDKHLVCTCPPILPEF, from the exons GTGAACATGAACTAATTGAAAGAATCCGATCGATTgccaataaaaatgaaatttggaGATCTTACATCGGGATGGGTTATCACAATTGCTATGTTCCGCACACAATCCAACGGAATATATTCGAAAACCCAGGATG GACAACTCAATACACGCCCTACCAACCTGAAATTGCCCAAGGACGTCTTGAATCTCTGCTAAATTATCAGACGCTGGTCTCAGAAATGACTGGACTTGATGTTGCAAATGCTTCACTTCTCGATGAAGGAACTGCAGCAGCTGAAGCCATGTGTTTATGTGCCAGACACAATAAACGAAACAAGCTTTATATCTCGAACAAAGTCCATCCGCAAACTATATCTGTAGTCCAAACTCGTGCTTCGGCTTTGGATCTCGAAATTGAAGTAGGACCAATTCAGAATGCTGATCTGAAGAGTCGTGAGTTTGCGGGAATTCTTCTGCAATATCCCGATACTTATGGTGACGTTAACGACTTTGAAAGTATCTCAGAACTTGCTCGAAAAAATGGA ACTTTAACAGTAGTGGCAACAGACCTTTTGGCATTGACTCTTCTCAGACCACCAGCTGAATTTGGAGCTGATATAGCTATTGGTACGTCACAACGATTGGGCGTCCCACTGGGTTATGGAGGTCCGCATGCAGGATTCTTTGCATGCAAACAAAGCTTGGTGCGACTCATGCCTGGCCGCATGATTGGTGTCACAAGGGATGCAGATGGTAACGATGCCTACAGATTGGCCCTCCAAACTCGTGAACAACACATCAGACGTGACAAGGCTACCAGTAATATCTGCACTGCTCAAGCCTTGTTGGCAAATATGTCTGCAATGTTCGCTGTTTATCATGGCCCACAGGGTCTTAAGGAAATAGCTAAGCGAATCCATCATTCAGCGCTTACTCTTTATGCGGGCCTAATAAGTGCTGGACACAAAGTCAGTAATGAGCGTTTCTTTGACACCCTACATATCATCCCATCTCAAGCGATGACAGTGGAAGAAATCCGTAAACGAGCCGAGGAGAAAAGAATAAACTTCAGATATTTCCCCGATGGCTCAGTGAGTGTAGCCCTTGATGAGACGGTCTCCCCCAATGACATATCCGATCTCTTGTCGATTTTTGGATGTAAGTCTATTGAGGAAGTTCTCAACGAATCAGACATTGCAAAGAACTCAATTGAGAATACAAAATTCCTGAGAACTTCAGCCTATTTGACACATCCCATCTTTAGCACTCATCACAGTGAATCGAGAATGGTGCGCTACATGAAGAAGTTAGAGAACAAGGATATCTCTTTGGTCCATTCTATGATACCTCTGGGATCGTGTACAATGAAGCTCAATTCTACCACCGAAATGATGCCATGCTCGTTTCACCACTTTACCGACATCCATCCATTTGCACCGGTCGAGCAGGCTCAGGGCTATCATCAGATGTTCAACGAGCTGGAAAAGGATCTCTGTGAGATCACAGGATATGACAAAATTTCATTCCAGCCCAATAGTGGAGCGCAGGGAGAATACGCTGGTCTGCGAGCAATTCGATCTTATCATGAGCATCGCAATGAGAGTCATCGGAATATTTGCTTGATCCCAATCAGTGCACACGGGACCAACCCTGCTTCCGCACAAATGGCTGGCATGAAGGTGGAACCAATTCGTCTGAAGCCTGACGGAAGTATAGACATGGCTCATTTGAAGGACAAAGTTTCCGAGCACGAAAGGGATCTTTCCTGTCTGATGATTACTTACCCGTCCACGATGGGTGTGTTCGAGGAGACTGTGGCTGACATTTGCGATATGATCCACGAGCACGGTGGTCAGGTGTACCTCGATGGAGCCAATATGAATGCCCAAGTGGGTTTGTGTCGTCCTGGTGACTACGGAAGCGACGTATCCCATTTGAATTTGCATAAAACATTCTGCATTCCTCACGGTGGAGGTGGACCGGGAATGGGACCGATTGGAGTGAAATCTCACCTGGCTCCCTATCTGCCTGGTCATCCAGTTATAAGCCCTCTAGAGTGTGAAGCCAATAGCTTCGGTGTTGTGAGTGCTGCACCATTTGGTAGCTCAGCGATTCTCCCCATATCGTGGTCATACATCAAACTTATGGGAAGTAAAGGTCTTAAGAGAGCGACACAAGTTGCAATCCTCAATGCCAACTACATGTCCAAGCGTCTCGAAGGGGAATACAAGACTTTGTTCAAAGACCCCAAAAATGGCTTAGTGGCACATGAATTCATTTTGGACGTGAGAGATTTAAAGAAATCGGCAAATATAGAAGCCGTTGATATTGCCAAGCGCTTAATGGATTACGGATTTCATGCTCCGACAATGTCATGGCCCGTTGGGGGAACTCTGATGATTGAACCAACCGAGTCAGAAGATAAACAGGAATTGGATAGGTTTTGTGAAGCAATGCTCTCGATTCGTAGTGAAATCAGAGAAATCGAAGAAGGTCGAATGGATAAGAGTGTGAATCCTTTGAAAATGGCGCCCCACACTCAGTCACAAGTTGTTTCGGATAGTTGGAATAGGCCGTACAGTAGGGAATTGGCAGCTTTTCCAGcg CCCTTCGTAAAATCTGAATCAAAAATGTGGCCAACAGTTGGACGAATTGATGATGCTTACGGTGATAAGCATTTGGTGTGTACGTGTCCTCCAATTCTTCcggaattttaa
- the LOC129938469 gene encoding ruvB-like helicase 1 produces the protein MKIEEVKSTVRTQRIAAHSHVKGLGLDESGAPIAIAAGLVGQKNAREAAGIVVDLIKSKKMAGRALLLAGPPGTGKTAIALAIAQELGNKVPFCPMVGSEVFSSEIKKTEVLMENFRRSIGLRIRETKEVYEGEVIELTPVETENPMGGYGKTISNVVIGLKTAKGTKQLKLDPSIFESLQKEKVEVGDVIYIEANSGAVKRQGRSDSFATEFDLETEEYVPLPKGEVHKKKEVIQDVTLHDLDVANARPQGGQDVLSMMGQLMKPKKTEITDKLRMEINKVVNKYIDQGIAELVPGVLFIDEIHMLDLETFTYLHKSLESPIAPIVIFATNRGRCVIRGTTDISSPHGIPLDLIDRLLIIRTLPYTTSEMEQIIKLRAQTEGLQLEDNAFAQLSEIGSASTLRYAVQLLTPAHQMSKVNGRSIISKDDINDVHSLFLDAKRSSKHLSEKNNKFMM, from the exons ATGAAAATCGAAGAAGTAAAAAGCACTGTCCGAACCCAGCGAATTGCCGCCCACAGCCATGTAAAAGGTCTGGGACTCGATGAAAGTGGCGCTCCAATTGCCATTGCCGCCGGCTTGGTTGGCCAAAAAAATGCTAGAGAG gcAGCTGGAATCGTGGTGGATttgataaaatcaaagaaaatggCAGGACGAGCCCTTCTACTCGCCGGCCCACCTGGAACCGGCAAAACAGCAATTGCCCTCGCCATTGCACAGGAACTGGGAAATAAAGTCCCATTCTGTCCAATGGTTGGCTCTGAGGTGTTCAGCAGTGAAATTAAAAAGACCGAAGTTCTCATGGAGAACTTCCGCAGGTCGATTGGTTTGAGGATCCGTGAGACAAAGGAAGTCTACGAGGGCGAAGTCATCGAGTTAACACCGGTGGAAACAGAAAACCCCATGGGAGGCTATGGTAAGACGATCAGCAATGTGGTGATTGGCCTAAAGACTGCAAAGGGAACAAAACAACTGAAACTCGATCCGAGTATCTTCGAGTCGCTTCAGAAGGAGAAAGTCGAGGTCGGCGATGTCATCTACATCGAGGCCAATAGTGGAGCTGTTAAGCGACAAGGTCGTAGTGACAGCTTTGCCACCGAATTCGATCTGGAAACCGAGGAGTATGTCCCGCTGCCAAAGGGAGAAGTCCATAAGAAGAAGGAAGTTATTCAGGACGTGACGTTGCACGATTTGGATGTAGCAAATGCCCGACCCCAGGGCGGACAGGATGTCCTCTCAATGATGGGACAGCTTATGAAGCCAAAGAAGACTGAAATTACTG ATAAACTGAGAATGGAAATCAACAAAGTTGTCAACAAATACATCGACCAGGGAATAGCTGAGCTGGTACCCGGCGTACTCTTCATCGATGAAATCCACATGTTGGACTTGGAGACTTTCACCTATTTGCACAAGTCTCTGGAGTCGCCCATAGCACCAATTGTCATATTCGCCACCAATCGCGGTCGCTGTGTCATAAG AGGAACCACAGACATTTCATCACCTCACGGCATTCCATTGGATCTGATCGATCGCCTTCTCATCATTCGCACTCTCCCATACACCACATCCGAGATGGAACAAATCATTAAGCTCCGTGCCCAAACCGAAGGATTGCAACTGGAAGACAACGCATTCGCTCAGCTCAGTGAAATTGGTAGTGCCTCAACTCTGAGATATGCCGTCCAGTTGCTTACTCCAGCTCATCAAATGAGCAAAGTTAATGGGCGATCGATAATCTCTAAGGATGACATCAATGATGTCCACTCGTTGTTCCTCGATGCTAAACGCTCTTCGAAGCATTTGTCCGAGAAGAACAACAAGTTTATgatgtaa
- the LOC129941339 gene encoding uncharacterized protein LOC129941339: MSITSFNELVKLIGPAIAKEDTNLRLSIPVEERLSVTIRYLATGASFNTLSFDYVMGASTIRDITKTTCEQIWNILQPLYMSTKEEGDWIKIADEFYSRTNFPNIIGAIDGKHIRMIQPEHSGSSYFNYKKFFSCVLMAWTDADY; the protein is encoded by the exons ATGAGCATTACCAGCTTCAATGAACTTGTCAAGTTAATTGGACCAGCAATAGCGAAGGAGGATACAAATTTAAGACTTTCTATACCTGTGGAGGAGAGATTGAGCGTTACGATAAG ATATCTGGCTACAGGAGCTAGTTTCAATACATTATCTTTTGATTATGTGATGGGAGCTTCTACAATACGAGATATTACTAAAACTACATGTGAGCAAATATGGAATATACTTCAACCATTGTATATGTCAACCAAAGAAGAAGGCGACTGGATTAAAATCGCAGACGAATTCTATAGTCGCACAAACTTTCCAAACATCATTGGAGCAATTGATGGCAAACATATACGGATGATACAGCCAGAACATTCCGGTTCATCatattttaactataaaaagtttttttcgtgCGTGTTAATGGCTTGGACAGACGCagattattaa